The following are from one region of the bacterium genome:
- the lon gene encoding endopeptidase La, translating into MTDDAKKTDPPEGAEAPAERIDAGSRPETEEAKPGPDTPTEEVPPPEEEKEGGPEIPEVLPLLPVRDIVIFPYMTLPLFVGREGSVAAVDEALARDRYIFLATQRDPSVEDPKEGDLYRTGTVAMIMRMLKLPDGRLKILIQGVVKAKIAGFIEAKPAVRVRIDRIVEPPMKEGSLEVEALMRASREKIEKILSLKNMPVEILMVTENINNPGVLADLVASNLRLKIEEAQSVLEEEDPVGRLTLVSNLLSRELQLAEMQAKIQNQAKEEMSKSQREYFLREQMKAIKQELGDMDGKSEEADDLKGKIGGAGMPEEVRKEAEKQLRRLEGMHPDSAESSVVRTYLDWMVELPWKKETKDNIRIGKAREILDEDHHDLEKVKERILEYLSVRKLKDKMKGPILCFVGPPGVGKTSLGKSIARAMGRKFIRMSLGGIRDEAEIRGHRRTYVGALPGRVIQGMKQAGTNNPVFMLDEIDKVGADFRGDPSAALLEVLDPEQNFAFSDNYLNVPFDLSKVLFIATANIIDPVPPALKDRMEIITLSGYTDVDKLAIARKYLLPRQFEENGIRPGLVTMRDKTIFAIIHEYTREAGLRNLEREIGQVCRKLARKIAEGEKGPFVITPKSLAKYLGAPRNLPETEGEADEVGVATGLAWTPTGGDILFVEVSLVDGKGNVMITGYLGDVMKESAHAAITYVRSRAAKLGLQKNFHAKHDIHIHVPSGGIPKDGPSAGITIATALVSSLTGIPVRRDVAMTGEITLRGRVLPIGGLKEKALAALRAGINHVIAPTRNGKDIEEIPRHEARQVRFTLVKTMDEVLSLALTRDPFIAKKAKKTARKPARARAAKGKR; encoded by the coding sequence ATGACCGACGACGCGAAGAAGACGGATCCGCCGGAGGGGGCGGAGGCTCCCGCGGAACGGATCGATGCCGGAAGCCGCCCGGAAACGGAGGAAGCGAAGCCGGGCCCGGATACGCCGACGGAGGAGGTCCCCCCGCCGGAGGAGGAGAAGGAGGGCGGCCCGGAGATCCCCGAGGTGCTCCCGCTGCTTCCGGTCCGGGACATCGTCATCTTCCCGTACATGACCCTGCCGCTGTTCGTGGGGAGGGAAGGCTCCGTCGCCGCGGTGGACGAGGCGCTGGCGCGGGACCGGTACATCTTCCTCGCCACGCAGAGGGACCCGTCCGTGGAAGACCCCAAGGAGGGGGACCTCTACCGGACGGGGACGGTGGCGATGATCATGCGGATGCTGAAGCTCCCCGACGGCCGGCTGAAGATCCTCATCCAGGGGGTCGTGAAGGCGAAGATCGCCGGGTTCATCGAGGCGAAGCCCGCGGTGCGCGTCCGGATCGACCGGATCGTGGAGCCCCCCATGAAGGAGGGATCCCTCGAGGTGGAGGCGCTGATGCGCGCTTCCCGGGAGAAGATCGAGAAGATCCTGTCGCTCAAGAACATGCCGGTCGAGATCCTGATGGTCACCGAGAACATCAACAACCCCGGCGTGCTCGCCGACCTCGTGGCGTCGAACCTGCGCCTGAAGATCGAGGAGGCGCAATCGGTGCTCGAGGAGGAGGACCCCGTGGGGCGGCTGACCCTGGTCAGCAACCTGCTCTCCCGCGAGCTGCAGCTGGCGGAAATGCAGGCGAAGATCCAGAACCAGGCGAAGGAGGAGATGTCCAAGAGCCAGCGGGAATATTTCCTGCGGGAGCAGATGAAGGCGATCAAGCAGGAGCTGGGCGACATGGACGGGAAGTCCGAGGAGGCCGACGATCTGAAGGGAAAGATCGGGGGCGCCGGGATGCCCGAGGAGGTGAGGAAGGAGGCGGAGAAGCAGCTCCGCCGCCTGGAGGGGATGCACCCCGACTCGGCGGAATCGTCCGTCGTGCGCACCTACCTCGACTGGATGGTGGAGCTCCCCTGGAAGAAGGAGACGAAGGACAACATCCGCATCGGAAAGGCGAGGGAGATCCTCGACGAGGACCACCACGACCTCGAGAAGGTCAAGGAGCGGATCCTCGAATACCTGTCCGTGCGCAAGCTGAAGGACAAGATGAAGGGGCCGATCCTCTGCTTCGTCGGTCCCCCGGGCGTGGGGAAAACGTCCCTCGGGAAGTCGATCGCCCGCGCGATGGGCCGGAAGTTCATCCGCATGTCCCTGGGCGGCATCCGGGACGAGGCGGAGATCCGCGGCCACCGCCGGACGTACGTCGGGGCGCTTCCCGGTCGCGTCATCCAGGGGATGAAGCAGGCCGGGACGAACAACCCGGTCTTCATGCTGGACGAGATCGACAAGGTGGGCGCCGACTTCCGGGGCGATCCGTCCGCGGCGCTGCTCGAGGTGCTGGATCCCGAGCAGAACTTCGCGTTCAGCGACAACTACCTGAACGTTCCCTTCGATCTGTCGAAGGTCCTGTTCATCGCCACGGCGAACATCATCGACCCCGTCCCGCCGGCCCTCAAGGACCGGATGGAGATCATCACCCTGTCGGGATACACCGACGTCGACAAGCTGGCGATCGCGAGGAAATACCTCCTGCCGCGGCAGTTCGAGGAGAACGGGATCCGGCCGGGGTTGGTCACGATGAGGGACAAGACGATCTTCGCCATCATCCACGAGTACACGCGGGAGGCGGGTCTGCGGAACCTCGAGCGGGAGATCGGCCAGGTGTGCCGGAAGCTGGCCCGGAAGATCGCCGAGGGGGAGAAGGGCCCCTTCGTCATTACGCCGAAGAGCCTCGCGAAGTACCTCGGCGCCCCGCGGAACCTCCCGGAGACGGAGGGAGAGGCGGACGAGGTCGGGGTCGCGACGGGCCTGGCCTGGACCCCGACGGGGGGAGACATCCTCTTCGTCGAGGTCTCCCTCGTCGACGGGAAGGGGAACGTGATGATCACGGGGTACCTCGGCGACGTGATGAAGGAGAGCGCCCATGCGGCGATCACCTACGTCCGTTCGCGCGCGGCGAAGCTCGGGCTGCAGAAGAATTTCCACGCGAAGCACGACATCCACATCCATGTGCCGTCGGGGGGGATCCCGAAGGACGGTCCCTCCGCCGGGATCACGATCGCGACGGCCCTTGTCTCCTCGCTCACCGGGATCCCCGTCCGGAGGGACGTGGCGATGACCGGCGAGATCACCCTCCGCGGCCGCGTCCTTCCGATCGGCGGCCTGAAGGAGAAGGCGCTGGCCGCGCTTCGCGCGGGGATCAACCACGTGATCGCGCCCACGCGGAACGGGAAGGACATCGAGGAGATCCCCCGCCACGAGGCCCGGCAGGTTCGCTTCACCCTGGTGAAGACGATGGACGAGGTGCTCTCCCTTGCCCTGACGAGGGACCCGTTCATCGCGAAGAAGGCGAAGAAGACAGCGAGGAAGCCGGCGCGGGCCCGCGCCGCGAAGGGAAAGCGGTGA
- a CDS encoding hemolysin family protein has translation MKAVLLPFLFLASAFFSATETALFALRRVDLLKWKEEGNRRAERIAQMLSRPNRLIATIFLGNEIVNVAISSVIAALVLPYLPVGAGEGLALLLGTLGILLIGDVTPKCLVWPRARGFSLAAAAPLHAFARVVAPVRFVLEKIAAGILFLLGERDGPESRGVISEAEFRALVDAGEETGTLDTQETELIHNIFEMTDRRAGEIMTPLPDVFMIPRDLPYEELIARYRRYRRSRIPVYEGERHNVVGVLHFKQLLRPMAEGGKPPVWQDLVRPPYVVPEVQKLHPLLREFQRRKMHIAVVVDEYGETCGIVTLEDVLEELFGEIREERDREEREVVPRPDGSSLVLGRTSIRHFNEAFGTEIPDLEFDTVAGFLLHEFGRMPAPGEKTSREGIAFTVERMKGLRIVEVGVRPALPEREG, from the coding sequence ATGAAAGCGGTCCTTCTCCCCTTCCTGTTCCTCGCCTCGGCGTTCTTCTCCGCGACGGAGACGGCGCTGTTCGCCCTTCGCCGGGTCGATCTCCTGAAGTGGAAGGAGGAGGGGAACCGCCGTGCCGAGCGGATCGCGCAGATGCTTTCACGGCCGAATCGCCTGATCGCTACGATCTTCCTGGGGAACGAGATCGTCAACGTGGCGATCTCCTCCGTCATCGCGGCCCTGGTCCTGCCGTATCTTCCGGTCGGCGCCGGGGAGGGCCTCGCCCTTCTCCTGGGCACGCTGGGGATCCTGCTGATCGGGGACGTGACGCCGAAGTGCCTCGTGTGGCCGCGGGCCCGCGGTTTCTCGCTGGCGGCCGCCGCGCCGTTGCACGCGTTCGCGCGCGTGGTCGCCCCGGTGCGGTTCGTGCTCGAGAAGATCGCCGCCGGGATCCTCTTCCTGCTGGGGGAGCGGGACGGCCCGGAATCCCGCGGGGTGATCTCCGAGGCGGAGTTCCGCGCGCTGGTCGACGCCGGGGAGGAGACCGGGACCCTCGACACGCAGGAGACGGAGCTGATCCACAACATCTTCGAAATGACCGACCGGCGCGCCGGGGAGATCATGACCCCGCTGCCCGACGTTTTCATGATCCCGCGGGACCTGCCGTACGAGGAGCTGATCGCCCGGTATCGACGATATCGCCGGTCCCGGATTCCGGTCTACGAGGGGGAGCGGCACAACGTCGTCGGGGTCCTCCATTTCAAGCAGCTGCTCCGCCCGATGGCCGAGGGGGGGAAGCCGCCGGTGTGGCAGGATCTCGTCCGGCCCCCCTACGTCGTCCCCGAGGTGCAGAAGCTCCATCCGCTGCTGCGGGAGTTCCAGCGGCGGAAGATGCACATCGCCGTCGTCGTGGACGAGTACGGGGAGACGTGCGGGATCGTCACGCTCGAGGACGTCCTCGAGGAGCTGTTCGGGGAGATCCGGGAGGAGCGCGACCGGGAGGAGCGGGAGGTCGTGCCGCGCCCCGACGGCTCCTCCCTCGTCCTCGGGAGGACGTCGATCCGGCATTTCAACGAGGCCTTCGGGACCGAGATCCCGGACCTGGAATTCGACACGGTCGCCGGGTTCCTCCTCCACGAGTTCGGGAGGATGCCGGCCCCCGGGGAAAAGACCTCGCGGGAGGGGATCGCGTTCACCGTCGAGCGGATGAAAGGGCTGCGGATCGTCGAGGTCGGCGTGCGCCCCGCGCTGCCGGAGAGGGAGGGCTAG
- a CDS encoding Hsp20/alpha crystallin family protein has product MSRKIGVSRTRQKSPGEVREEGAAFRRTGNVLLLDLPVDSVCQPPSDVVEADDAVRVLLEIPGVPPASVQVRVLGNRIEVIGEKTPDFPPGETSFLCLERIFGKFQRAFEVRGSVNLREVTARMANGILVIRIPKVVERRGRERRIPVTTG; this is encoded by the coding sequence GTGAGTCGAAAGATCGGGGTTTCCCGCACGCGCCAGAAGTCTCCGGGGGAGGTCCGCGAGGAGGGTGCGGCGTTCCGCCGGACCGGGAACGTCCTGCTGCTCGACCTCCCGGTGGATTCCGTCTGCCAGCCGCCCTCCGACGTCGTGGAGGCGGACGACGCCGTCCGGGTCCTGCTGGAGATCCCGGGGGTCCCACCCGCGTCCGTCCAGGTCCGTGTGCTGGGGAACCGGATCGAGGTCATCGGGGAGAAGACCCCGGATTTTCCCCCGGGGGAGACCTCCTTTCTCTGCCTGGAACGGATCTTCGGGAAGTTCCAGCGTGCCTTTGAAGTGAGGGGCTCGGTGAACCTCCGGGAGGTGACGGCGCGGATGGCGAACGGGATCCTCGTGATCAGGATTCCGAAGGTCGTGGAACGGCGCGGCAGGGAGCGCCGGATCCCGGTGACGACCGGATGA
- the thiL gene encoding thiamine-phosphate kinase has product MRRSDAGKPHGTGPASRGVLLRDVGESGLIELLRKRHGGVARPGELSIGDDAAVARVPGGRAVLSTDLLVEGTHFSLGYFRPEEVGERALSANLSDLAAMGADPVCYLVALAAPPGTPVAAVDAIFRGMAAGAAPSGIRLMGGDTCRGERLTLCLTVVGAVGRGAPVSRAGARPGDLLYVTGSPGWSRLGLDLLRGGRPSRPSGWRREAMRAHLRPEARWREGRAAARSGAVAAMIDVSDGILTDLSHLLERDGIGAVLAEESFPVSRSFLAASSALGVDPLDAFLAGGEDYELLMAVRPARRARFLRAARSFPSGATLVGVVTKAAGIRVRRADGSWLEGAGLPSGFGHFPPPKRRTR; this is encoded by the coding sequence GTGAGGCGGAGCGACGCGGGCAAACCTCACGGAACCGGGCCCGCGTCTCGCGGTGTTCTTCTGCGGGACGTGGGCGAATCCGGCCTGATCGAACTCCTCCGGAAACGGCATGGCGGGGTTGCGCGTCCCGGCGAACTCTCCATCGGCGACGACGCGGCGGTGGCGCGCGTTCCGGGCGGACGCGCGGTCCTCTCCACCGACCTGCTCGTCGAGGGAACGCACTTCTCCCTCGGCTACTTCCGGCCGGAAGAGGTGGGGGAGCGGGCCCTCTCCGCCAACCTCTCCGACCTCGCGGCGATGGGGGCCGATCCCGTCTGCTACCTGGTCGCGCTGGCGGCGCCTCCGGGAACCCCCGTGGCGGCGGTCGACGCGATCTTCCGCGGCATGGCGGCCGGCGCCGCGCCCTCCGGGATTCGCCTGATGGGCGGCGACACCTGCCGGGGCGAGCGACTCACCCTCTGCCTGACGGTCGTCGGGGCCGTGGGGCGCGGCGCGCCCGTCTCCCGCGCCGGCGCCCGGCCGGGGGATCTCCTCTACGTCACCGGGTCGCCGGGGTGGTCGCGGCTGGGGCTCGATCTCCTGCGCGGCGGGCGCCCGTCGAGGCCGTCCGGGTGGCGCCGAGAGGCGATGCGTGCCCACCTTCGACCCGAGGCGCGCTGGCGCGAGGGGCGGGCGGCGGCGCGCTCCGGCGCGGTCGCGGCGATGATCGACGTGAGCGACGGGATCCTCACGGACCTCTCGCACCTCCTCGAACGCGACGGAATCGGCGCCGTCCTGGCGGAGGAATCGTTCCCCGTCTCCCGGTCGTTCCTCGCGGCGTCGTCCGCCCTCGGGGTCGACCCGCTCGACGCGTTCCTCGCGGGGGGGGAGGATTACGAGCTCCTGATGGCCGTCCGTCCCGCGCGGCGCGCCCGCTTCCTGCGCGCCGCGCGCTCCTTCCCTTCGGGGGCGACCCTCGTCGGAGTGGTGACGAAGGCCGCGGGGATCCGCGTCCGGCGCGCGGACGGCTCGTGGCTCGAAGGCGCCGGGCTCCCTTCCGGGTTCGGCCACTTTCCGCCGCCGAAGCGGCGGACCCGTTGA
- a CDS encoding hemolysin family protein, translating to MGIVLLVALCLLVEGLFTGAEMVLVSADRHKLAERSRRGDRGARFVLDLLSKPERPLAVTLTATNVFVVLSSVVVTSRLLPRFGEYASLVAVLLVTPLIIVLGEVVPKSFARPRADRFASAAGRIVRAGEISLFPLVAAVSWVARTLSAPFGGILPTRVLVTREELSLLLQASRGSGSDVEPHEQVMVRRAFHLGEKRVVDVFRPLAQVMALSEDATCRDAALLSDRSGYSRYPVYRERVDQVVGYLHVLDVAGIDPGASVATLLRKPLFVPELMPLDELLRAFREARTSFAVVVDEFGGVTGIVTAEDVVEEVVGEIEDEYDRRMEYYTKVSEAEFLVPGRMEVARFAEEIGIRLPEGDYATVGGFLTDLAGRIPAAGETFEVPGAILAVTSASERAVLEVRVLRVTAGEHGGHGGDGKR from the coding sequence GTGGGGATCGTCCTCCTCGTCGCCCTCTGCCTCCTGGTGGAGGGGCTCTTCACCGGCGCCGAGATGGTGCTGGTCTCGGCGGACCGGCACAAGCTCGCCGAGCGGTCCCGCCGGGGAGACCGGGGCGCCCGCTTCGTGCTCGACCTCCTCTCGAAGCCGGAGCGCCCCCTCGCCGTCACCCTCACGGCGACGAACGTCTTCGTCGTCCTCTCCTCGGTGGTCGTCACCTCGCGGCTCCTGCCCCGGTTCGGGGAGTACGCCTCCCTCGTCGCCGTCCTGCTGGTCACGCCGCTCATCATCGTCCTCGGCGAGGTCGTCCCGAAGAGTTTCGCGCGGCCCCGGGCGGACCGGTTCGCCTCCGCGGCCGGGCGGATCGTCCGCGCGGGGGAAATTTCCCTCTTCCCGCTGGTCGCGGCGGTCTCCTGGGTGGCGCGGACGCTGTCGGCCCCGTTCGGCGGAATCCTCCCGACGCGGGTGCTCGTGACCCGGGAGGAGCTTTCATTGCTGCTGCAGGCGAGCCGGGGCAGCGGGTCGGACGTCGAGCCCCACGAGCAGGTGATGGTGCGCCGGGCGTTCCACCTCGGGGAGAAGAGAGTGGTGGACGTGTTCCGCCCCCTCGCGCAGGTGATGGCGCTCTCCGAGGACGCCACCTGCCGGGACGCGGCGCTCCTGTCCGACCGGAGCGGGTATTCGCGCTACCCCGTGTATCGCGAGCGGGTCGACCAGGTCGTCGGTTACCTCCACGTCCTCGACGTCGCGGGGATCGACCCGGGCGCCTCCGTGGCGACGCTGCTGCGGAAGCCGCTCTTCGTCCCCGAGCTGATGCCGCTGGACGAGCTGCTGCGCGCGTTCCGGGAGGCGAGAACCTCCTTCGCCGTGGTGGTGGACGAGTTCGGCGGCGTCACCGGGATCGTCACCGCGGAGGACGTGGTCGAGGAAGTGGTGGGGGAGATCGAGGATGAATACGACCGCCGCATGGAATACTATACGAAGGTCTCCGAGGCGGAGTTTCTCGTCCCGGGGAGGATGGAGGTCGCGCGGTTCGCGGAGGAGATCGGCATTCGCCTGCCGGAAGGGGACTACGCGACCGTCGGCGGGTTCCTGACCGACCTTGCGGGACGGATCCCGGCGGCGGGGGAGACGTTCGAGGTCCCGGGGGCGATCCTGGCCGTCACGTCGGCGTCGGAACGGGCGGTTCTCGAGGTTCGGGTGCTTCGCGTGACGGCGGGGGAGCACGGCGGCCACGGCGGGGACGGAAAACGGTAG
- the larB gene encoding nickel pincer cofactor biosynthesis protein LarB — protein sequence MTKDRLKKMLADVAGGSVSVEEAYERLRALPYEEVVGAHVDHHRGIRQGVPEVIFGEGKTAGQIVTIARSMRKAGAGVLVTRLSDEKMRTLRRRLRGSRPHPEARCLVVRDGAPTIVGKGTVLVVTAGTSDIPVAEEAAVTADFLGNRVDRLFDVGVAGIHRLLLQQERLRGARVIVVAAGMEGALASVVGGLTDKPVIAVPTSVGYGAAFGGVAALLGMLNSCSPTVAVVNIDNGFGAGVLASVINRL from the coding sequence TTGACGAAGGATCGCCTGAAGAAAATGCTCGCCGACGTGGCCGGCGGCTCCGTCTCCGTGGAGGAGGCGTACGAGCGCCTGCGCGCGTTGCCGTACGAAGAGGTGGTGGGGGCGCACGTCGACCACCATCGCGGCATCCGGCAAGGGGTCCCCGAGGTGATCTTCGGGGAGGGGAAGACGGCGGGGCAGATCGTGACGATCGCCCGGTCGATGCGGAAGGCCGGGGCGGGGGTCCTCGTCACGCGCCTGTCCGACGAAAAGATGCGGACGCTCCGGAGACGGCTGCGGGGGTCGCGGCCCCACCCGGAGGCCCGTTGCCTGGTGGTCCGGGACGGCGCCCCGACGATCGTCGGGAAGGGAACGGTCCTCGTGGTGACGGCGGGGACCTCGGACATCCCGGTGGCGGAAGAGGCGGCCGTGACCGCCGATTTCCTCGGCAACCGCGTCGACCGCCTCTTCGACGTCGGGGTGGCGGGGATCCACCGGCTCCTGCTGCAGCAGGAGCGCCTGCGCGGCGCCCGGGTGATCGTCGTCGCGGCGGGGATGGAAGGGGCGCTCGCCTCGGTGGTCGGGGGGCTGACCGACAAGCCGGTCATCGCGGTGCCCACCAGCGTCGGATACGGGGCGGCGTTCGGCGGCGTGGCGGCGCTCCTCGGGATGCTCAACTCCTGCTCCCCCACGGTGGCCGTGGTCAACATCGACAACGGGTTCGGCGCGGGAGTCCTCGCGTCGGTGATCAACCGGCTGTGA
- the galU gene encoding UTP--glucose-1-phosphate uridylyltransferase GalU, producing MIRKAVFPAAGFGTRFLPATKASPKEMLPLVDRPLIQHGVEEAKAAGIRDMIIVTGRGKYAIEDHFDVSFELEALLKKKGDGDNLSSVRRVTDGADFFYVRQNLPLGLGHAVLRSMDLVGQEPFAVILSDDVIDAGVPVMKQMIRAYEKHSAGAVLAIQRVPREAVSRYGIIRGRRIAAGVYDIEDMVEKPKPADAPSDLAIIGRYLLPPSIFPVLLETRPGAGGEIQLTDAIRALIGKERIIGLEFKGVRYDAGTKLGFQMANIAFALKDPEIGPGLRAFLKKEKLT from the coding sequence ATGATACGGAAAGCGGTGTTTCCCGCGGCGGGGTTCGGGACCCGGTTCCTTCCGGCGACGAAAGCCTCTCCCAAGGAGATGCTTCCATTGGTGGACCGGCCCCTCATCCAGCACGGGGTGGAGGAGGCGAAGGCCGCGGGGATCCGGGACATGATCATCGTGACCGGCCGCGGCAAGTACGCCATCGAGGACCACTTCGACGTCTCGTTCGAACTGGAGGCCCTGCTGAAGAAAAAGGGGGACGGCGACAATCTCTCCTCCGTCCGCCGCGTCACCGACGGGGCCGACTTCTTCTACGTACGCCAGAACCTTCCGCTCGGGCTGGGACACGCGGTGCTCCGGTCGATGGACCTGGTCGGCCAGGAGCCGTTCGCCGTCATCCTCTCGGACGACGTGATCGACGCGGGGGTCCCCGTGATGAAGCAGATGATCCGGGCGTACGAGAAGCACAGCGCCGGCGCGGTCCTCGCGATCCAGCGCGTCCCGAGGGAAGCGGTCTCCCGGTACGGGATCATCCGGGGGAGGCGGATCGCGGCCGGGGTGTACGATATCGAGGATATGGTGGAGAAGCCGAAGCCCGCGGACGCGCCGTCGGACCTGGCGATCATCGGCCGGTATCTCCTCCCCCCGTCGATCTTTCCGGTTCTCCTGGAGACCAGGCCGGGGGCGGGGGGCGAGATCCAGCTGACCGACGCCATCCGGGCCCTCATCGGGAAGGAGCGGATCATCGGGCTCGAGTTCAAGGGGGTCCGGTACGACGCGGGGACGAAGCTCGGCTTCCAGATGGCGAACATCGCCTTCGCGCTGAAGGACCCGGAAATCGGCCCGGGGCTGCGGGCCTTTCTGAAAAAGGAGAAATTGACGTGA
- a CDS encoding ATP-dependent DNA helicase, which translates to MPGDLARKVGMSLSPGGPIAREMPGFESRPGQLRMALAWAEALEAPRVLVAEAATGIGKTLAYLVPAVLSGRKTIVSTGTRTLQQQLMENDIPLVREILQYPFSCAVLKGRGNYLCLRRWKRFRAEPLFEFAREAGFFSAMQAFAETTRTGDVSECVGVPEDARVWGEVNARSEMCDASTCGETERCHLAAARRRAADADLVVVNHHLFFADLALRERLGPGREEGRFGEVLPRADAVVFDEAHGVEETASVFFGVTVSLGRARELARDVKRSAAKAGGGWDALPPMAERFRLVAESAFDAVGDGEARFALPAPSAATPFGRKASALLLAGEELALSLSDGACRGEGNPDPGGAERDPLLRRVRSFLDDLGSVLSCDSASAVAWAERRGASVSLHRTPVEVSPVLSGALWREPIPFLLTSATLSVSGDLSYFRERVGLARVDARELIVDNEFDFAGRALFYVPRGLPDPSDPAYPAAAAAETREILACSGGGALVLCTSYRTLSALTEALRGTMPHTLYVQGDAPRAHLLRAFREGEDTVLIGTGTFWEGVDVPGASLRCVVIDKLPFASPSDPVTSARIRAMRDRGADPFMEYQLPEAVLSLRQGVGRLLRRGDDYGVVALLDRRVSTRGYGELFRANLPPARWTDDRAEVQAFFRRFHGPTEKEGQG; encoded by the coding sequence ATGCCCGGAGATCTCGCCCGGAAAGTGGGGATGTCGCTCTCCCCCGGCGGTCCGATCGCGCGGGAGATGCCCGGGTTCGAGTCGCGGCCGGGGCAGCTCCGGATGGCGCTCGCGTGGGCGGAAGCGCTCGAAGCGCCCCGCGTGCTGGTCGCCGAGGCGGCCACCGGGATCGGCAAGACGCTCGCCTACCTCGTCCCCGCGGTCCTCTCCGGCCGGAAGACGATCGTCTCCACCGGCACGCGCACCCTCCAGCAGCAGCTGATGGAAAACGACATCCCCCTGGTGCGGGAGATCCTCCAGTATCCCTTTTCATGCGCCGTCCTCAAAGGCCGCGGCAACTACCTCTGCCTGCGCCGCTGGAAGCGGTTCCGCGCCGAGCCGCTCTTCGAGTTCGCCCGGGAGGCCGGCTTCTTCTCCGCGATGCAGGCGTTCGCGGAGACGACCCGGACGGGGGACGTCTCCGAGTGCGTCGGGGTGCCCGAGGACGCGCGCGTCTGGGGAGAGGTGAACGCCCGCAGCGAGATGTGCGACGCCTCGACGTGCGGCGAGACCGAGCGGTGCCACCTCGCGGCGGCCCGGCGGCGGGCCGCGGACGCCGATCTCGTCGTGGTGAACCACCACCTGTTCTTCGCGGACCTCGCCCTGCGCGAGCGGCTCGGTCCCGGGCGCGAGGAGGGGCGGTTCGGGGAGGTGCTCCCCCGCGCCGATGCCGTGGTGTTCGACGAGGCGCACGGGGTCGAGGAGACCGCCTCCGTCTTCTTCGGCGTGACCGTCTCCCTCGGCCGCGCGCGGGAGCTCGCGCGGGACGTGAAGCGCTCCGCCGCGAAGGCGGGCGGCGGGTGGGACGCCCTTCCGCCGATGGCCGAGCGGTTCCGCCTCGTCGCCGAATCCGCCTTCGACGCGGTGGGGGACGGGGAAGCCCGTTTCGCGCTGCCCGCGCCTTCCGCCGCCACCCCGTTCGGCCGGAAGGCGTCGGCCCTGCTCCTGGCCGGCGAGGAACTCGCCCTGTCGCTCTCGGACGGCGCCTGCCGGGGGGAGGGGAATCCGGACCCGGGGGGGGCGGAACGGGATCCCCTGCTCCGGCGGGTCCGCTCCTTCCTCGACGATCTCGGCTCGGTTCTCTCCTGCGACTCCGCCTCCGCCGTCGCGTGGGCGGAGCGACGGGGTGCCTCCGTCTCCCTGCACCGGACGCCGGTCGAGGTCTCGCCGGTCCTGTCCGGAGCGCTGTGGAGGGAGCCGATCCCGTTCCTGCTCACCTCGGCGACCCTCTCCGTCTCGGGAGACCTGTCGTATTTCCGGGAGCGGGTGGGGCTCGCGCGGGTTGATGCCCGGGAGCTCATCGTGGATAATGAGTTCGACTTCGCGGGGCGGGCGCTCTTCTACGTGCCGCGGGGGCTTCCCGATCCGTCGGACCCCGCGTATCCGGCCGCGGCGGCGGCGGAGACGCGGGAGATCCTGGCGTGCTCCGGCGGGGGCGCGCTGGTCCTGTGCACGAGCTACCGGACCCTCTCCGCGCTGACGGAGGCGCTGCGGGGGACGATGCCTCACACCCTGTATGTCCAGGGGGACGCCCCGCGGGCGCACCTCCTGCGGGCGTTCCGGGAGGGCGAGGACACGGTGCTGATCGGGACGGGGACGTTCTGGGAGGGGGTCGACGTTCCGGGCGCCTCCCTGCGGTGCGTCGTCATCGACAAGCTGCCGTTCGCCTCCCCGTCCGACCCCGTGACCTCGGCCCGCATCCGGGCGATGCGGGACCGGGGGGCGGACCCGTTCATGGAGTACCAGCTCCCCGAGGCGGTCCTGTCGCTGCGGCAGGGTGTCGGGAGGCTTCTCCGCCGGGGGGACGATTACGGGGTGGTGGCGCTGCTCGACCGCAGGGTTTCGACACGGGGGTACGGCGAGCTCTTCCGCGCCAACCTTCCCCCCGCGCGATGGACGGACGACCGGGCCGAGGTGCAGGCATTCTTCCGCCGCTTCCACGGACCGACGGAAAAGGAGGGACAGGGATGA